One window from the genome of Paenibacillus azoreducens encodes:
- a CDS encoding DMT family transporter, whose product MKAETWFRHPAGILISSAGATLLWGSALPVIKISYEHFQIDSSNVFGEWVFAGYRFALAGLMLIALALLMGQTRRTDRIPLSLPRVMRLGFIQTFMQYLVLYAGLSFSSGIEGSILVGSTSLFQILSARWMDKTERLNPAKWFGLLLGFLGILVMGFAQQGVQFHFGFGAVLLLASAAFGGFGNVLFRKESTNESVIALTGKQMFAGGLGLLLVGAVRSGLAPFHFDTKGWLLLAYLSLLSAAGFALWNTIMKYNAVGKVSLYLFLIPVFGVLLSAVLLDERVSAWIGLSLALVVTGIIIVNRSGQTSRKKAMTENGVPEKGVT is encoded by the coding sequence GTGAAGGCAGAAACATGGTTTAGACATCCGGCAGGCATTTTGATCAGTTCCGCAGGAGCAACATTGCTGTGGGGAAGCGCGCTGCCTGTCATTAAGATCAGTTACGAGCATTTTCAGATCGATTCCAGCAACGTATTTGGGGAATGGGTATTCGCAGGTTATCGTTTCGCGCTTGCAGGGCTCATGTTAATCGCGCTGGCCCTTCTCATGGGACAAACACGCCGAACCGACAGAATACCGCTTTCGCTGCCCCGCGTCATGCGCCTGGGATTTATTCAAACTTTTATGCAGTATCTCGTTTTGTATGCGGGATTAAGCTTCAGTTCGGGAATTGAAGGCTCCATTCTGGTCGGTTCCACCTCGCTGTTCCAAATCTTATCGGCAAGATGGATGGACAAAACCGAAAGGTTGAATCCGGCGAAATGGTTTGGGCTGCTGCTCGGATTCCTCGGCATTTTGGTAATGGGTTTTGCACAGCAGGGAGTTCAGTTCCACTTCGGATTCGGGGCGGTGCTGCTGCTGGCTTCGGCCGCATTCGGCGGATTCGGCAATGTGCTCTTCCGCAAGGAAAGCACCAATGAATCGGTAATTGCCCTGACGGGAAAACAGATGTTTGCCGGCGGTTTGGGGCTTTTGCTGGTAGGAGCGGTCCGAAGCGGGTTGGCGCCGTTTCATTTTGATACAAAGGGATGGCTGCTGCTCGCCTACCTGTCGCTGCTTTCCGCCGCAGGTTTTGCGCTTTGGAACACGATCATGAAGTATAATGCGGTTGGCAAGGTGTCGCTTTATTTATTTCTGATTCCTGTATTCGGCGTCTTGTTGTCGGCCGTGCTGCTTGATGAAAGAGTTTCGGCCTGGATTGGCCTGTCATTGGCCTTGGTGGTAACCGGAATTATCATTGTGAACCGGTCCGGCCAGACCAGCCGGAAAAAAGCGATGACCGAAAACGGGGTGCCGGAGAAGGGTGTAACGTGA
- a CDS encoding metallophosphoesterase has translation MKNNMNNGKMSRRAFLKRCGAAILGAGMLTGGYAWFWEPRQLDVIRLTYRFPRLPAAFDGMTIAQFSDLHIGFHTHEKDIDQLCERIANASPDLILFTGDAVDSGTDAMPAYLPQLASMQAKLGKFAILGNHDYLVHPDRVSELLDAVGFKVLRNEHSLVKYQGETIAIVGLEDEIMGDPDPEQSLAGVPPELFTLLMMHEPDYADIAAAYPFDMQLSGHSHGGQVRFPLLGAVLTPPGARRYIMGAYAVGKRSMPLYVNRGIGETHLPIRFLCRPELTIITLRTGP, from the coding sequence ATGAAAAACAACATGAATAACGGCAAAATGTCGCGCAGGGCGTTTTTAAAACGCTGTGGGGCGGCCATTTTAGGTGCCGGCATGTTAACCGGAGGTTATGCATGGTTTTGGGAGCCAAGGCAGCTTGACGTGATCCGCTTGACATATCGCTTTCCGCGGCTTCCCGCCGCATTTGACGGAATGACCATCGCGCAATTCAGCGACCTCCATATTGGATTTCATACGCATGAAAAAGATATTGACCAACTGTGCGAGCGCATTGCCAATGCCTCTCCGGACTTGATTCTTTTTACCGGCGATGCGGTGGATTCAGGCACGGATGCCATGCCTGCTTATCTTCCGCAGTTGGCATCCATGCAGGCTAAGCTCGGCAAGTTTGCCATTCTCGGCAACCACGACTATCTGGTCCATCCGGACCGGGTATCCGAGCTGTTGGATGCGGTTGGTTTCAAGGTGCTGAGAAACGAGCATTCGCTGGTGAAATACCAGGGAGAAACGATTGCTATCGTCGGCCTTGAGGACGAAATTATGGGCGATCCCGATCCGGAGCAGTCGTTAGCAGGAGTTCCTCCGGAATTGTTTACCCTGCTGATGATGCATGAACCGGATTATGCCGATATCGCCGCAGCCTATCCGTTCGACATGCAGCTATCCGGGCACAGCCATGGCGGGCAGGTGCGCTTTCCATTGCTTGGGGCGGTGCTTACACCTCCGGGGGCGCGGCGTTATATCATGGGAGCATATGCGGTAGGGAAACGTTCCATGCCGCTTTACGTCAACCGCGGAATAGGGGAGACCCATCTGCCGATACGTTTCCTTTGCAGACCGGAGCTGACAATCATTACACTCAGAACCGGCCCGTAA
- a CDS encoding histidinol-phosphatase — MKFDLHTHHFRCGHADGNIRDYIEAGIAAGLQVIGISDHTPYFGEKEDRAFPQIAMGKSELANYVQEVLELKQEYEGKIDVLLGIESDYFPEHVEEYRLVLSGYPFDYIIGSVHSVGGVSIFNKNRWKKLSDKQQIEVKEQYYRQIQESARSGMFQILGHIDAMKGNYPAFSEISAERILDETLQIIAENGVAIEINTSGKTKLSGGWYPSDAILERACHFGVNVTFGSDAHKPARVGDELALVAQRLKEIGFTEWVYFKNKQMQHVPL, encoded by the coding sequence ATGAAATTCGATCTTCATACCCACCATTTCCGCTGCGGTCATGCGGACGGAAATATTCGCGACTATATCGAAGCCGGCATTGCCGCCGGTTTGCAGGTGATTGGCATCTCCGACCATACCCCTTATTTCGGGGAAAAGGAGGATCGGGCATTTCCCCAGATTGCGATGGGCAAATCCGAGCTTGCCAATTATGTTCAGGAAGTCCTTGAGTTGAAGCAAGAATACGAAGGAAAAATCGATGTTTTGCTCGGCATTGAATCGGACTATTTTCCGGAACATGTGGAAGAATACCGCCTTGTCCTTTCCGGATATCCATTCGACTACATTATCGGATCCGTCCACAGCGTCGGCGGAGTCAGCATTTTTAACAAAAACCGGTGGAAAAAATTAAGCGATAAGCAGCAGATCGAAGTGAAGGAACAATATTACCGCCAGATTCAGGAATCGGCGCGCAGCGGCATGTTTCAAATTTTGGGGCATATCGATGCTATGAAAGGGAACTACCCCGCTTTCTCCGAAATTTCGGCCGAACGTATCCTTGATGAAACGCTGCAGATAATCGCGGAGAACGGTGTCGCCATCGAAATCAATACATCGGGCAAAACCAAGCTGAGCGGCGGCTGGTATCCGTCCGATGCCATTTTGGAGCGCGCATGCCATTTCGGCGTGAACGTGACTTTCGGCTCCGATGCGCATAAGCCGGCGCGTGTGGGCGATGAGTTGGCCCTAGTGGCGCAAAGACTGAAGGAAATCGGTTTTACCGAGTGGGTTTATTTCAAAAACAAACAAATGCAGCATGTACCGCTCTAA
- a CDS encoding GNAT family N-acetyltransferase, translated as MLAERFQFLPVIAGERLTLRQIEKKDAPSLLAILSDPYVMKYVTQGTLFTFSRSRRIAAELLNARRQDSVHYGIWLPEAEGPVGVVSLQNWRQERRDAMVGYMLDRRFWQQGLATEALGVLLNYAFAGLQVQRVEGRCHAVNAASERVMQKNGMVLERILTQKRMFFAPVEMKIYSLTDQQFQARSGRMEHDRKN; from the coding sequence ATGTTGGCGGAAAGATTTCAGTTTTTGCCCGTGATAGCGGGTGAGAGATTAACGCTTCGTCAGATCGAGAAAAAGGATGCCCCCAGCCTTTTGGCGATCCTCTCCGATCCGTATGTGATGAAATACGTAACGCAAGGAACTTTATTCACCTTTTCCCGGTCGCGCCGCATTGCCGCCGAACTGCTGAATGCAAGGCGGCAGGATTCGGTTCATTACGGAATCTGGCTTCCGGAGGCGGAGGGCCCTGTAGGCGTCGTATCTTTGCAGAACTGGAGACAGGAGCGGCGCGACGCCATGGTTGGCTACATGCTGGACCGGAGATTTTGGCAGCAGGGACTGGCTACGGAGGCGCTGGGCGTACTGCTGAACTACGCGTTTGCCGGGCTTCAAGTGCAGCGTGTGGAAGGCCGCTGCCATGCCGTGAACGCCGCCTCGGAACGGGTGATGCAAAAAAACGGGATGGTGCTGGAACGCATATTGACTCAAAAAAGAATGTTCTTCGCACCGGTTGAAATGAAAATTTACAGTCTTACGGATCAGCAATTCCAGGCCCGCAGCGGGAGAATGGAACATGATCGTAAAAATTGA
- a CDS encoding LysR family transcriptional regulator, with product MNISQLETLITISKTMSFRKAGELLNLTQPAVSAQIKSLEDEFKTVLVDRNQPVTLTDRGEVFLEHAERILAVVEELKQRLYDLEQIPQGHIVLGTTTSIAIQILPRVLSYFQNQFPLIKTSIQSMASSQIYTSVENGQIDVGIGYLIERNPNLITSVLYYDTFELIVSPRHPLARQTAVSIDVLRDTPLILLSPDTVGRRFTDEIFKTHDIMPNVVMELSSSEEIKRMVEIDLGAAIMSKQSVASELRHGTLKIIQLRELEVSHPVGLIYKSGRYLNSAMQQFLSDLKGMPETQFISSE from the coding sequence ATCAGTCAACTGGAGACACTGATTACCATCTCAAAGACGATGAGTTTCCGCAAAGCCGGGGAACTGCTTAATCTGACCCAGCCTGCCGTATCCGCCCAGATCAAAAGCCTGGAAGATGAGTTCAAAACCGTTTTGGTCGACCGGAATCAGCCGGTTACGCTGACCGACCGCGGTGAAGTTTTTTTGGAGCATGCCGAACGGATTCTGGCAGTTGTCGAGGAACTGAAGCAGCGTTTGTACGATCTGGAGCAAATTCCTCAAGGTCATATCGTGCTTGGCACAACTACCTCCATCGCCATACAAATTTTGCCCCGGGTGCTCTCATATTTTCAAAACCAGTTTCCGCTGATCAAAACGTCGATCCAGTCCATGGCCTCCTCCCAGATCTATACCAGCGTGGAAAACGGTCAAATCGATGTTGGAATAGGTTACCTGATCGAACGCAATCCCAACTTGATCACCTCGGTGCTTTATTACGACACTTTCGAACTCATCGTCTCGCCGCGCCACCCGCTAGCCCGGCAAACGGCGGTATCCATCGATGTACTGCGCGATACGCCGCTGATTTTACTTTCACCCGATACGGTCGGCAGGCGTTTTACCGATGAAATATTCAAAACGCATGACATTATGCCGAACGTGGTCATGGAGCTGTCCAGCAGCGAGGAGATCAAACGGATGGTCGAAATCGACCTTGGCGCGGCCATTATGTCCAAACAATCGGTCGCAAGCGAGCTCCGCCACGGTACGCTCAAAATCATCCAGCTCCGGGAACTTGAGGTCAGCCATCCCGTCGGCCTGATTTATAAATCCGGGAGATATTTGAACTCCGCCATGCAGCAGTTTCTAAGCGATCTGAAAGGCATGCCTGAAACCCAATTCATCAGTTCCGAATAA